GAAGCTGCCGTATTTGGCCGATATCCCGGTCATAGGTTTCTTCTTCCGCGGCAAGGCGACGCAGATCGAGCAGAAGAGCTTGCTCATCTTCGTGACCACGGACATCGTAGACCCGACGGGTGCGCGCTTCTTCGAGGCGACCGAGTACTAGCCGGGTATCGATTGCGCATTCGCGCGGGCGGCCTTGGCCAAAGGCCGCCCGCGCTGTTTTTCGGCATGCGCCCTGGCACTTGTCGTAAAATGCGATTGTCGTGAACTACAGGCTTTATAACGCGTTGACAAACCTTGCCGTCGCGCCCGCAGCCGCCTGGGTTGCCGCGCACCCCCGGCACCGCCCGTTACTCGCCCGTTTCGCGCCCAAAACGCCGCGGTGCCCCTCGCCGCCTTTTTGGGTCCATGCGTGCAGCGTGGGCGAACTAAATACGGCGCGGCCCGTCATAGGCGCATTGCGGGACCGATTTCCAGATGTGCCCGTTGTGCTTACAGTGAGCACAACGGCGGCCTGGAGGCTCGCCTCCCAGGATTCTGCGGGTGCGGCGCTTGCCTGGTTCCCCATCGATCAGCGCGGCGTGGTCGCCCGGTTCGTTGATCGCTTGAAACCCCGCGCACTACTCCTCATGGAGACGGAAATCTGGCCCAATGTCGTTCGCGAGACCGAGCGGCGCGGCGTACCGGTGGTCGTCGCGAATGCGCGCCTCAGCGACAAACATTTTGCCCGATACCGGCGCTATGGTGACTTCTTCCACGGCGTGTTCTCGCGAATCGCGGCCGTTGCCGCGCAGCATCAAACCTACGCCGAACGGTTCACTGCCCTCGGCGTCGGCTCGGAACGCGTCACAATCACCGGAAATATCAAGTTCGACAACGTTACCATGACCATTGATTCGGAGAGACTCTCCGCGCTCCGCTCGGCATGTGGCCTGGGGACGCACGATCCGGTCATCGTATTCGGCAGCACGCGCCCCGGCGACGAGGCACTTGCCGCGCGGTGTTGGAACGAATGGAAGGACCAATTCCCCGGCATCCGGCTCGTCGTCGCGCCGCGCCACCTCGAGCGGCTCACAGAGGCGCTCGCGCCGTTCGAGGAGCCGGTCGCGCTGCGCAGCGCGCTCGTCGCCGGCAACCGGAGCGCGAACGAGCGCGTGCTCTTCGTGGACACACTCGGCGAACTGGTTGACTTCTATGCCTTGGGCACCGTGGCGATTGTGGGAGGCAGCTTCTTTCCGGGCGTGAACGGGCACAATCCACTCGAGCCCGCGGCGCTCGGTGTGCCAACCGTCTTCGGGCCGTACATGAGCAACTTCATTGACCCCGCCGAGGTGTTGGTAGCGGCGCGCGGAGCCGTGCAGGTCATCGATCCCCAGGAATTGGCGCGCGTGGTCACCGCGCTCCTTCGCGACCCTGCGCGGCGCGAAGCCCTGGCGTCGGCCGCCCGGGACGCCGTGGAAAAGAACAAGGGCGCGCTCGCGCGCACGATGCACGTTGTGGACGGCGTCATGTTGAAGTGCGCGCAGCCGGCGTAACACCATAGCCGTTATGCGCGTACTCGCCAACGCCGCGGACGCTGTACTCGAGCGGATCGACCTGCTTCTCGACCGGTTTCATCGCCGCCCGGGTGTTATCGCGGCGTTGTTGCTGTCGCCATCGTTGCTCGTTTTGAGCGTGTTCGCATTTTTCCCGCTGCTCTACGCCGTGTACATCAGCCTTTTCGATACGCGGCGCGGATCGTTCATCGGCGCGGGGAACTACGCGCGCGCGTGGGGCGATCCCGAATTCTGGCGCAGCATAAAGGTCACGTGCTACTACGCGCTGGGCACTGTTCCGCTTTCGCTCGCTGTCAGTTTCGCAATCGCATGGTTGCTGTTTCGCGTGACGTTCGCGCGCGGTCTGTTTCGCACGCTCTATTTCCTGCCGTACGTGACCTCCGCCGTCGCCGCGGCGACCGTGTGGCGTGCGCTGCTGCGCCCGCAAAGCGGGCTAGTCAACTTGTTGCTCGACTCCGCCGGGTTCGAAACACAAAAGTGGCTCATCGAACCGCGCGGCATTCTGCACCTGCTGACCGACGGTCTCGTGCCGGTGTCGTTCGGACCCAGCCTCGCACTGTGTTGCATCATCGCGTTCGACGTGTGGCACTCGAGCGGGTTCATGATCGTCGTCTTTCTCGCGGGCCTGTCGTCGATCCCGCGCCAGCTCGAGGAAGGCGCGCGGCTCGACGGCGCTACGACGTGGCAAGTCGTGCGCCACGTTTCCTTGCCGTTGCTGTCGCCGACAATATTCTTTCTGCTGATCGTCAGCGCCATCAAATCCTTTCAATCGTTCAACAGCTTCTACGCGCTCGTCAGCGCGCCCGGCGAGGACACGCAAAACCTCATCGTCTACATTTACGCGCAGTTTTACCAGAACCAGCAAATCGGCTACGGCGCCGCGATTGCCGTCGTCATGTGCGCGGCGATCGTGGTGTTGACAATCGTCCAGTGGCGCGTGGTTGGACGAAAGGTCCACTACGAATGAAACGCGCCGCCGTCTATACCGTGCTGACGCTCGGCGGGACCGTCACCGTATTTCCATTTCTGTGGATGCTGAGCACCTCACTCAAGACAGGGCGCGAGGCCAGCGCGCCGGAGATCGACCTCATTCCGCAATCATGGCAGTGGCAAAACTACGCGACGGCGCTCACCGCCGCGCCTTTCGGCGTGTATTTCTACAATACGTTTGTCGTCGCGGTGACGGTAATGGCGTGCGTGGTCGTCACGTCGCTGCTCGCCGGATACGCCTTTGCGAGATTGCCGTTCCGCGGGCGCACGATACTGTTCGCGTTTCTACTCGCCACGATGATGGTGCCGTTCGAGGTCACGCTCATTCCCAATTTTCTACTCGTTCGCGATTTGGGCTGGTACAACACCTACGCGGCGCTTATCGTGCCGTGGTGCGCGAGCGCATTCTCGATCTTTCTCGTACGCCAGGCGTTCCTGTCCCTGCCAAACGATTACTTCGAGGCGGCGCGCATCGACGGCTGCGGGCATTTGCGGTTCCTCGCGTGGATTGCCGCGCCGCTCGTAAAGCCCGCGCTGGTGACAATCGCGTTGTTTTCGTTTCTCGGCAGCTACAATTCGCTCATCTGGCCGATCATTGTCACGAACAGCGAGGACATGCGATTGATTCAATACGGGCTCACCGTGTTCGGCGGAGAAACCGGCGTGCAAACTAACTTGCTGATGTGCGCATCCACGATTGTCATACTCCCGACCGTGGCGCTATACTTCGTCGCGCAACGCAGCTTTCTCGAAAGCGCCCTCAACGCCGGCATCAAGGGATAAATTCCGTGCGCCCCTCTTCGCTTGCAGCCCTGTTCGTTATCGCCCTCCTCTCGTGCACCCCGCGCGATACGTCCGCTCCGCAATCGCCCGCGAACGGCGAGGGAAGATCGAAGACGTTCAAGCCTATTGACCCCGGCTTCGCAGTGTGTTGGGACCGCAACACGCTCGAAACGGCGAAGCTGCTTGATACGATTGCGGGCGAATTCAACGCAATGCAGCAGGGTGGCGTGCCGATTAAACTCGAATACCTCGGCAATTACGGCGACATCTTCCGAAAAGTCTCGCTGAGCATCCAGGCGCGCGAACTTCCAGCCACCGCCGTCGGGTATGAGCCGATGACATCCGAGTACATCGTCGCCGGCGCGGCGCTGCCGCTTGACGACTACATCGCCGATCCGGAGACGGGATTGAAGGCGGAGGAATTGGCAGACTTTTACCCCAGCGTACTCGATACCAACCGGTTCCCGCAGTTCGGAAACAAGATGTACTCGTTCCCGTTCTGCAAGAGCGTGCTCATGATGTACTACAACAAGCGCGTCCTTCGCGCGGCGGGATTCGACGCGCCGCCGCAAACGTGGGACGAATTCCTCGAACAATGCCGTTCGATCAAGGCGAAGGCCGGTAAACAGGCCTACGCTATCAACGTCGATTGCTCGACCGTCGAGGGGTTCATCTACAGCATGGGCGGCGACGTGGTGAACGGCACAGTCACCGCGTTTGACCAGCCGAACGCGCTCGCTGCGTTCCAGTTGTTCGACACGCTCGTCAGGGAAGGCCTCGCATACCAGGCCCCACCCGGCACCTACGATGACCGGGAGGACTTCGCGCACGACCGCACCGCGTTCTTCTTCCGCCCGAGTTCCCACCGGCCAGACGCCGCCGCGCTCATGGCCGCCACCCCGGATGACTGGGGAATGACGCGGATTCCGCAGCGCGACGTAAACAGCCCGCGCACGGCGCTGTACGGTCCGAACATCTGCGTATTCCGCACGTCGGAGCTGCACCAGAAATCGGCTTGGGGATTCATCCGCCACTTCACATCGCCGGAGGTATCCGTGCGCTGGGCAATCGCTACGGGCTATCTACCGATTCGCAAGTCCGCCGCTTCAGACCCGGATATGCTGGCGTTCTGGGAGAAGTGGCCCCAAGATCGCGCCGCGTTTGACTGCCTCGCGTTTGCGCGTTCGCAGCCGAACCTCGTGGGGTGGCAGCAGGTGCGAACACTCGTCGAACGCGCGCTGACGGCGGTGCTCACTGGGCTCAAATCGCCCGATCAGGCCGTTGCCGACCTCAAGCGCGAAGCGGACAAAGTGCTCGCCGCGCAGTAGGCGACAAAGCGATCCACGCCGAATCCCTGACGGTGTCGTCAGTCTTCGATGGGGTGGCCGTGCGGATCGTGGTGCGCGGCGAAATCGTCAAGCGCGTCGCGAATCTGTTCCCGGGCGTCGCGCTCGACGAACTCGAGGTCCGTTTTCCGGCGAAGCTGGAGGCGGCGGTCATGGTGCGGCCAGTTGCCTTCACCCACCCGCGGTATTCGTCGATCTTGGCTGTTCCGGCGGTCCCGGCGCCACTCGCCATTCGCGTCTTGATAGAATCCTGGACGGTGTTCGCTCACGATTAAGCCCCCGTAATTTCGGCGCGATGCCTTTCCGGCATCGGCACCAAGTATATGCAGCGCACGGGGCAGATCGTCAAGTGTTCCTGTAACCCCCGTTCGACCTGCGCCAAGAACTACCCATCCGTACGCAAGCACCAATGGACATACAAATCCGTAGGTTCCGCCTGGCGGTCACCGCGCTGGCTTTTGTACGCATAACGCGACGCAATCTACCGTCTCACAATGCCTTATGTCATTCCATGTTCGAGTGACACAGCTTTGGCATACCTGTTGCTCTATTGATGCTAACGAGCCGCACAACTCGACGGAAGCAGGAAAGGAGGCGGAGAAATGAACGCAGTAAACGTTTTCGCCGCTCTGCGCACGCGACAGGAATTTACGTCGCGCGCAGTCCGGGTACATACGGTCGCCGCCAGCCGCGAGAGTGCGGCGTGCGCCGCTCCTACCGCTCTGGATAGCAACCCGTTGTTGGCTCGTGCGGTGGAGACCCGCGCCGGGAGCGTCAAGCTCCAAAGGCGGGCAGTTTGACGGCCCTCTCATCGGTGTACACAGCACCGACTTATGGTTGCTGACTCCGCAACCTAGACCCTGGCCGCGCAACGCAAGAAGGCTCCCTCGACCGAATGCCAAGCCCGGGGCATTCGGAGTCGCGTTGCGCGGCCTGCCCTCTTTATCGGGGAGGTCAAGTCTCGGCGACGCGCCCAAAAAGAGAGCTATTCCGCGGGTATCTTCTTCGGACGAATCTTCAACTGCTGATCGACATCGATGCGGTTGCCCTCGATTCCGTTCCAGCCGCGAATGTCGTCCGCAGTCACTCCGTACTTCGAAGCAATATTCGCCAGGTTATCGCCCTTCTTCACCGAATACGTAATCTCCGTATCGGGTGCGGCCGCCTGTTCGGCGGGCGCCGGTGATGCGTCTGCCGTCGGCGCCGGCGCGGCTTCGGCCGGCGCGGGCGCGTTTGCATCGCTCGGCGTTGCCGCATCCGCGGGCACGTATATTGTAAGCTTCTGCCCCTCGCTCAACTTGGTGTCGTTCATGTGGTTCCACGTCATGATGTCCTGATACGTGACCTTGTACTTCGTAGCGATGGAGGACAGGAATTCGCCGCCTTTCACCACGTGTTCAATCGCCTTGGAATTCGCGGGCGGCTGGACGGACGGCTCCTCGCTCGGCGGTTGGATGGCGGCGGCATCCGCGGGTGCCGGCTCGGCGGGCGCGGGCTCAGTTGGCGGAGCGGGCGGTTGTTCGGATGGCGCCGCCGGCGTAGCGGGGGCCGCGTCAGGTGATGCCGTCGTTATCTTCAGCTTTTGCCCGACGAACAGATTGTCGCTCTTCAGGTTGTTCCACTCGCGAATCTGGTCCGCGGTCACCGTGAACTTGTTTGCCACCTTCGACAGGCTATCCCCGCCGACTACCGTGTACTCGATCTCGGCGCCTGCCGGTGCGGGTTCTGCGGCGGGTTCGCCCGCATCTGCGACCGCCGCCTCCGTCGGCGCCAACTGCGGCAGCGGCCCGTCAAGGCCCGCGTGTGGTGTCTTGAGCGCGGACTGCCATGCGTCGAGCCGCTTCTTGCTCTCGCTCAACGCGGCGCGGTCAAGCGCGCCTTCCGTAGCGGCAATCTCAATCGTGGCGCAGACGAATTTGATCTTCTCGATATCGGGATTGAGCATTAATACCGCGTCGTTGCCCGCGGCCAAGGCGGCGACCGTGGCCTTCTCGGCGGGGAACGACTTCGAGGATACCGCACCCTTGTTCACGTCGTCCGCCAGAATGACGCCCGGATAGGTGAACTTGTCGCGCAGGAGGCCCTTGATGAACTTCGGCGACAGCGATGCCGCGGCGACAGGCTTCGTTTCGTTGTCGACCGTCGGCGCAACCACGTGCCCGACGAGTATCCCGGGAACGTTGCAGCGCGCGGCCTCCGCGAACGGGAAGATGATCTGCGCCATACGGTCCTGATCGTCGGTGAGCGTCGCCAGCGATTTCTGCGTGTCGCCCTTGAGCGTTCCCATGCCCGGGAAATGCTTTACGACGGGAAGGACTCCCCCGCCCACCGCGCCGTCCGCGTAGGCCAATCCGATTGCCGCCACGTCCTGATGATTGTCGCCGAAGCACCGTGCCCGCATCTCCTTCGACGCATTCTCGCCGTAGATGTCCAACACCGGCCCGAGAAGAACTCCGATACCCCGTTCGACGCACGATTCAGCAAGGTCCTCGCCTGCCTTTTTCGCACCGCCGAGGTCCCTGGCCTCGCCTATCTTCGCCGCCGCCGGCGCCTCCTTTAGATTCAGCAAGTTGAGCGTGCCGCCTTCCTGCGCGACCGCAATCAGCGGCAACGAATCGATTGTCGTACCCAACCCGACGGCTGCTTTGATTTCGGCCACGAGGTCGATGAGCTGGTTCTTGACCTTGATGTTTTCGCTGCGCAACACCACGCCGCCCGGTTTTAACTCGGCAAGCATTTCTTTCGTGTTGGTGTCGAGTTTCTCTCCCTTCACGGCGATAAACAGGTGCCGCGCGGGCCACACGTCCTCGAGTTTGGCCAGTTCGGCGGGTTGTTCCTGCGGCGCGGGCGCGGGTTCGTCTGCCGGCGGCGCGCTTGGTTCCGCTTCCGATGCCCCGTTTGGCTCTTCCGAGGGAGGCGTTGTGGGCTCGGTCGTTGCCGGCGGCACGGCCGCGATCTCCGAGTCGATCGGCGGCGCGGGCTCGCTGTCACCGCCGAAGATGAAGTAACTCGCGCCGAACCCTATCGCAAGGCCGGCAACCAATGCCGCAATTACTTCGAACGGCGCGCCGCTTCTACGTTTGCGAATATAGACTTCCACGGTAATCTCTCCGAGTCGTATCGACTTCGTTGAATGCTCGCTTCAAGTGTCCTCGCGCGCGCCTGCCCGTCACTGCGACCGGACGCCCGTTCGCGTTACCAACCGAAGTGGTATTTACGCATCCGCCGTCCGTGCGCCGCGCCGAATGTCCACGATACGCCCGCGAAACACGTCGATAACCTTGGCGACGTGCGGGTCCGCCAGCGCCGCCTGCGCCTCCTCCGGGTTCACGGTACCATATACGTGGCGCGAAGGGCGCGTCTCGATTGACTCAATCGGACTTTCATCGAGCGCGGCGTCAATCCGGAGCGCCGCGATGTTCTGTGTCATGCGCTGTAGGACACCACGGACCAGTTCCAGGTTCTCGGCCTGTTCCACCCACGCCTTCGATCGCGCGTGGACGGCCGCGAATTGCACGACCAGTGTGTTGTCCTCGATTGCCGTCGGCACACCATGACCGAGCGCAATGCCGAGATTAAGGCTATGCTCGCTTGCGGTCTGCGCGACCAATTGCCACACGCGCGCCATGTTGTCCTGCGTCACAGCCGCTTTACGCGGGCGTTTCGCAGTCTCGCCGTTGCCGCCGTTTCGTTCCTCGTAAGCGGGATTCGATTCTTCGCGCGCGCGGACGGCCGGCGCGCTAACCGTTAAAGGGCGTGGGGGGGCGATACCTCCCGCGCCCAGCGCAACAAGCTTCTCCAGCACGGCGTCGACCGATACCTCGACCGTCACCCGCGACAACCGAATCAGCAACGATTCGAGCGCGATCCGCTGCGCAAGTTGCGAATCGAAATCCTTCGCAAGTTCCGCGAATTGTTCCACCAGACGAATCAAGGTCGTCAACGTGAACCGTTCGGCCATGGACTGCATCTTCGCGATCTCATCGTCCGGCAGCGCGAGCAGCGCTCGTGCATCCGCTGTCTTGCAGACGAGCAAATTGCGGAAATACTGCAAAATGTCCTGAACGAACTGCGACAGGTCTTTGCCGCTGGCGACAATATCCTCGACGACCTTCAGAAGTTCCGCCACGTCTTTATCGAGCAGTGCCGTACAGACGCGCTCCAACTGCTTCCAATCCACCAGCCCAAGCACGTCAAACACGTCCTTGAACGTGATCGTCTTTCCGCAGTACGAGATGAGTTGCTCGAGAATGCTCTCCGCGTCGCGGATGCCGCCGTCCGCCGCGCGCGCGATCGCGTACAGCGCCTCGTCGCTGCATTTGATCTTTTCCTCGTCGAGAATCTGGCGCAGCAGTTTGTTGAGACTGTCCATGCCCACGCGGCGGAAATCGTACCGCTGGCATCGCGACACGATGGTCGCGGGGACCTTGTGCGCCTCGGTCGTCGCCAGAATGAAGACTGCGTGTTCCGGCGGTTCTTCGAGCGTCTTCAACAACGCATTGAACGCGCTCCCGGAAAGCTGGTGCACTTCGTCGATAACGTAAATCTTGTAGCGCGAACGCGATGGCACCAGCCGCACGTTCTCGCGAATCTGGCGCACGTCGTCGACGCTGTTGTTTGACGCCCCGTCGATCTCGAGCACGTCGATGTTTGTGCCCGCCGCTATCGTCTTGCAGTTGTCGCACGCCCCGCACGGCGATGGGGTGGGGCCTTTTGCCTTTTCGCAGTTCAGCGCCTTGGCCAATACCCGCGCCGTCGTCGTCTTGCCAATCCCGCGCGAACCAATGAACAAGAACGCATGGCCAATCCGGCCGGAGGTGATGGAATTCTGAATGGTGCGGGTGATGTGCTCCTGGCCGACCACGTCCTCAAAGCGCTGCGGACGCCACTTCCGCGCAAGCACGAGATATGGGTCTTTGGCCATCAATCAGGAACCCCCGCCAATTGCAGCTACCTCGAATCGAATCTGCCAACCTTCGTGCTCGTGCTCGTGCTCGTAATCGTAATCGATCACTCGCCGTGGCACGCCAGCTACGAACGGGCCCAGACCAACCGTCGCGCGCGTTGTCGCGCTTGCACGTCCGCGCGAAGCGCGTGGTGACGGCCAGGCGACCCTGCAGCACACGAAAAAATCCACCTACGGCTGCTTCCGTCAAGACCTGACCGGGTTCAGCGGCATCCCGTTGAGCAGGACCCAGCCGCCACCACCCGATCCGCGCAAAAGGACACCCGGCATTCCCGGGATTTAGGCACCAAAACTTGCGCACATAGAATACAGAAACGCTAACATTTACAGGGGGATCAAGTCAAATTACGAGCGGCGGTTCGCACCATTGGATGCGTTCATAAAATGTCCATTTCGTCCATCAGGTCCATTATGTCCATGTTGTCAACTACTTGACCGCGTACAGCGTATCCAGCGTCGCCACATACAACACCCCATTCGCCGCCACCGGCGTCGCGCTAATTGGTGCGCCCAGCTTCACCGACGCAATTTCCCTCTTCTCTTTGCTCGCGGCGAAGGTCCAGAACTGTTTACTCCGCGACCCAACGTACACCTTGCCGTCCGCGACAAACGCCGAGCCCCAGCACTCGCCGCCTATGTCGTGTGTCCAATACCCCTGGCCCGTCTCCGCGTCCACGCAATGCACGATGCCCTTGCAGTCCGCGACAAACACCAGCCCGTTCGCCACAGCGGGCGTCGCGACACAGTGCGTCGGCATCTCGTACGACCACACCTGCCCCGTCGTTGTGATGTCGCCGGTTTTCGTCGTGTCGATGCATTTTAGCCACGACAATTCCTTGCCCCACCACGGGTCGCCGCCTGCGGTGACGTACACGCGGTTACCGACGAACACCGGCATGCCCTCGATGACACTGGGACTTTCCCTGCGGTTGTTCAAATACTCGGCGCGGTTATCCTTCGGACCGGTGGGGTCGCAATCGAATTTCCACGCGAGCGCCAGCGTCTGCACCGAATCTGAGGGCGCAGGGTGGGGGAGGGCCTCAAACCCGTAGCACACACCGTCCGGACCGCCGAACGCTATTCGTTTCTTGCCGTCCACCATGCCCAAAGACGGAGACGACCATGTCGCATGCATGATGCGGTGTCCCATGCCCTCCGTGTCTTTCGCAAGCACCTTGCCGGTGTTCTTGTCCATCACAATGAGGCTTGGCGCGTCGGGCTTGCGCACGACTTTGTGCGTATTGTCCACACCGTTGCCCGTGTTGAGGTAGAGGTAGTCGCCATCCAACAAGATGGCCGTGTGCGCGCCGTCGTGCGGATACATGTCGACTGCTTCACGCAGATTCACCAGCCAAATGATGTCAGCGTCCGCCGGCGTCACCTCGAAAGCGGGCTTACCGTCCTGCGCCATATGCTGACCTTCGTCCACAAACGGCCCGTCGTTACCGTCCGCCTGCCCGTCGAGATCGAGGCACACCACCTCGAATCGGTTCGTCATCGTGTACACGCGATCGCCTTCGACCGTCGGCTCGGAACACATTCCGATCATCGGCCAATCGAGGTAATCGTCGCCGCCGGTCCGCGGCACGGCGAGTTGCCAGCGCAACGCGCCGTCACTTTCATTCAGGCAAAGGAGCACGCCGCAATCGTAATCGATGCGCGGGTCGCGCGGTTTCTCATTGTTCGCGCCTATCAGCACGCAACCGTTCGCAATCACCGGCGAACCGTAGGCATTGCCGCCCAGTGACGCCGACCACTTCACATTCGCGCCCGTCGCCGGGTCGAAGGAATCCGGCAATCCCGTCTCGTTCGACACCATGTTTCGCGTAAACGTCTCGCCCCACTGTGGCCGGTCCTCGGCCAGGACCACTGACGCGGAAAAGGCGCTGGCTGCCAGCACAAGGTAAAAACAATAATGGTATGAGTTTGGCAACGGCGTGATACTCATTCGATAGGTTCCCCCTAACTCAATAGCTTATCACGACCACGGGGCCAATCCCGCATTTCTCACCGCCCCACGACGCGGCAGTGGACGCAAAATCCGTCGGTGCGGTGAGAAATGCTCACGATTAAGCCTTTGAGCGCATGGCGAGACGATTTTTCACGCGAACAACCCGTATAGACAAGAACCTATGGAACTTCATGTGACGCAGCGGGTAAGACACGTTTTTGCTGTTCGCGTGAAAAATCCGGACTATCCGCGAGCGTTGCGTCAAAGCCGGTGAAGGCCGGTTCGCGAAAACTTTGACTCTAAGCCCCTTCCCGTTCTATACTTGTCGTTTAATGCGAGGCCCATGTTTTGGGCGTTGGCTGGCGCCCGCGCTGGTCGGTTGAGGCGCGAGAGGCGTCGTTGTAAGGAGAGTGCTGTGAAGAGGACCTATCAACCATCGAAATTGAAGCGGAAGCGGAACCACGGCTTCTTGAAGCGTATGGCAACGGCGACGGGCAGAAACGTCATCAAGCGCCGCCGCGCCAAGGGCCGGAAGAGTCTATCCGCGTAAACGGGGAGGAAGCAGAGCTGTTGTGCCGGGCCCACAGGCGTTTCCACGGCATGAGCGCCTCACGCGCAAACGGGATTTCGAGACGGCCTTCAAATCCGGCCGCAGAAGCGTGGGGTCAGCCTTTATATGCTACGTGGCCCGGCGGGAAAGTCAGGGTCGCAAGTTTGGATTTGCCGTATCGCGCAAGGTTGGCACGGCCGTAATCCGCAACCGCGTGAAGCGGTATTTGCGGGAGTTT
This genomic interval from Candidatus Hydrogenedentota bacterium contains the following:
- the rnpA gene encoding ribonuclease P protein component, translated to MPGPQAFPRHERLTRKRDFETAFKSGRRSVGSAFICYVARRESQGRKFGFAVSRKVGTAVIRNRVKRYLREFFRTHRAQIDDDTHIVVVARPAAANAGYDQCVREMRRLLGEVEVMHG
- the rpmH gene encoding 50S ribosomal protein L34; translated protein: MFWALAGARAGRLRRERRRCKESAVKRTYQPSKLKRKRNHGFLKRMATATGRNVIKRRRAKGRKSLSA